In Thermus thermamylovorans, the following are encoded in one genomic region:
- a CDS encoding LexA family protein, with the protein MAPPLPEGQKRVFLEAARLLRQGLSPTAHDLTRALGLRPQTVRQHLEALARKGLVVLYPQGHGRPTHVELTPEGRLLAGLAIPVVGRVPAGPLEEALEEVEGLIPLPARPNLFALVVEGDSMAEYLLDGDVVVVERGSCKDL; encoded by the coding sequence ATGGCACCCCCCTTGCCGGAAGGGCAAAAGCGGGTCTTTTTAGAAGCGGCGCGGCTCCTGCGCCAGGGCCTTTCCCCCACGGCCCATGACCTGACCCGGGCCTTGGGCTTGCGGCCGCAGACCGTGCGCCAGCACCTGGAGGCCCTGGCCCGGAAGGGCCTGGTGGTCCTCTATCCCCAAGGGCACGGCCGCCCCACCCACGTGGAGCTTACGCCGGAGGGGAGGCTGCTTGCGGGCCTCGCCATTCCGGTGGTGGGAAGGGTTCCTGCGGGGCCCCTGGAGGAGGCTCTGGAGGAGGTGGAGGGCCTCATCCCCCTGCCCGCACGCCCTAACCTTTTTGCCCTCGTGGTGGAAGGGGACAGCATGGCGGAGTACCTCCTGGATGGGGACGTGGTGGTGGTGGAGCGGGGGTCGTGTAAGGATTTATG